Proteins from one Oncorhynchus gorbuscha isolate QuinsamMale2020 ecotype Even-year linkage group LG18, OgorEven_v1.0, whole genome shotgun sequence genomic window:
- the knop1 gene encoding lysine-rich nucleolar protein 1, producing the protein MDTERKEEGKKKKRKASALTEEEDVVDKWKPKHMKRVDMTGVVEQVEDGESEGRKKKVKKSSEVETEMEDSTPHQKGKKVMTKGKKKIKVESCDPEYQERDQTDVVFLSETRGNAFEINIDQGRRLALQNEIDQKSNPVQLKAAPVPSGLGQWGTAQFDSSDQHSKFLRLMGGFKKSGQPIAASGATGGRANMALTKDGQQSLQQGLLGEFERAQSRRMDFTGRGAGLGFSAPSNKKFSIDINTTRSVRFDD; encoded by the exons ATGGACacggagagaaaggaggagggcaagaagaagaagagaaaggccTCTGCACtaacagaggaggaggatgtggtggaCAAGTGGAAGCCCAAACATATGAAAAGGGTGGATATGACAGGAGTAGTGGAACAGGTGGAGgacggagagagtgagggaaggaaaAAGAAGGTGAAGAAGAGCTCTGAGGTAGAGACAGAAATGGAGGACAGCACCCCTCACCAGAAAGGGAAGAAGGTTATGACGAAGGGGAAAAAGAAGATAAAGGTTGAGAGCTGCGACCCTGAATACCAGGAG AGGGACCAGACAGATGTGGTTTTCCTGTCAGAGACCAGGGGAAACGCCTTCGAGATCAATATTGATCAG GGGAGACGCCTGGCCCTGCAGAATGAGATCGACCAGAAGTCCAATCCAGTCCAACTCAAAGCAGCACCGGTACCATCG GGTTTGGGCCAGTGGGGTACTGCACAGTTTGACAGTTCCGACCAACATAGTAAGTTCCTTCGGTTGATGGGTGGCTTCAAGAAGAGCGGGCAGCCAATAGCAGCGAGCGGTGCGACGGGAGGGCGGGCCAACATGGCGCTGACTAAAGACGGACAGCAGAGCTTGCAGCAAGGCCTACTGGGGGAGTTTGAGCGCGCTCAGTCGCGCCGCATGGACTTCACGGGAAGGGGGGCGGGACTTGGGTTCTCGGCGCCGTCCAATAAGAAGTT